A window of Nocardia fluminea contains these coding sequences:
- a CDS encoding ATP-dependent nuclease produces MHLETYSVCGFRSLADVTGIPISSPTIVAGPNDGGKSAALSALMFLLDSYTLTEDDRSYQSGESGGRCEGTEVLGEFRLDSWEQQRFGLPLQVKIRRYADADLAPRYEIWGAIPDNEELRDLASLQVPALRALASKFGHTSASKLTKPLLQEWLTEYGRMHSSRSGWSGMPPALMARLPRIAEFDGNSENPEVAIRSALTLRFKDYLAEASVQDRVRALEDGAREQLRIEAKPLADHILERCSDIATVTVEPDVRFTGALGSASLRLERASGEQVRLDHSGRGSLRRISMAVWEGTTDLLTDPEDGDGDPDAEPPLQVIVAYDEPDTHLDYHFQREVMSIIRRQAAADHVSVIVATHSMNLIDGVDIRDVVLLSLNDARRTVMQRLGSAEHVEFDRHLGTIAAAVGLRNSVLLHERCFFAVEGETERLVMPILFSLSEGMSLQAAGIALWACGGNDGALRLASYLHRHGRSVMLMIDADSENNSKIFKRANLNGHFGQDRQKVARLLGEHSGVDELEALFDNDTWARTANAAWPCDDGTWTSDDFDAHRHGKKFSAGVEGMLRERSSQHPSGKPAMLMEVVVRLARQENVPFELRDIFADLRKLAG; encoded by the coding sequence GTGCATCTTGAAACGTACTCAGTGTGTGGTTTTCGCTCGCTTGCCGACGTCACGGGCATCCCGATTAGCAGCCCAACGATCGTTGCTGGGCCGAACGATGGCGGCAAGTCCGCCGCGCTGAGCGCGCTGATGTTCCTCCTCGATTCGTATACGTTGACCGAGGATGACAGGTCATATCAATCCGGGGAGTCCGGTGGGCGCTGCGAAGGCACCGAGGTACTCGGTGAGTTTCGCCTGGACTCCTGGGAACAACAGCGCTTCGGGCTTCCACTACAGGTGAAGATTCGTCGATATGCCGATGCGGATCTCGCTCCCCGCTACGAGATCTGGGGCGCGATACCCGACAACGAGGAACTGCGGGACCTCGCAAGTTTGCAGGTCCCCGCACTCAGGGCGCTGGCATCCAAGTTCGGACACACCTCAGCCTCCAAGCTGACGAAGCCGTTGCTACAGGAGTGGCTGACCGAGTACGGCCGGATGCATTCCAGTCGCAGTGGCTGGAGCGGAATGCCTCCAGCGCTAATGGCGCGGCTTCCGCGGATCGCGGAGTTCGACGGCAACTCAGAAAACCCCGAGGTCGCGATCCGATCAGCCCTCACACTGCGGTTCAAAGACTATCTGGCCGAAGCGTCCGTCCAGGATCGCGTCCGTGCGTTGGAAGATGGTGCGCGCGAGCAATTGCGCATCGAGGCGAAGCCGTTGGCCGACCATATTCTGGAGCGTTGCTCCGATATCGCGACAGTAACCGTCGAGCCCGATGTCAGGTTTACCGGGGCGTTGGGCTCGGCGTCGTTGCGCTTGGAGCGAGCGAGTGGTGAGCAGGTGCGTCTTGACCACTCCGGGCGCGGCAGCCTTCGGCGTATCTCGATGGCGGTCTGGGAAGGAACTACCGACCTGCTTACCGATCCCGAGGATGGCGACGGAGATCCAGACGCTGAGCCGCCGCTGCAGGTGATCGTCGCCTACGACGAGCCCGACACGCACCTCGACTACCACTTCCAGCGCGAGGTCATGAGCATCATCCGGCGCCAAGCGGCCGCAGACCATGTCAGCGTGATCGTCGCGACCCACTCGATGAACCTCATCGATGGAGTTGACATCCGCGACGTCGTGCTGCTGAGTCTGAATGACGCGCGCCGGACGGTGATGCAGCGCCTGGGCAGCGCCGAACACGTCGAGTTCGACCGGCACCTCGGCACGATCGCCGCAGCCGTCGGTCTGCGAAACTCGGTTCTGCTTCACGAGCGTTGCTTCTTCGCGGTCGAGGGCGAGACCGAACGGTTGGTGATGCCGATCCTGTTCAGCCTCTCTGAGGGCATGTCGCTGCAAGCTGCCGGAATTGCCCTTTGGGCTTGCGGTGGTAACGACGGGGCGCTGAGGCTTGCTTCTTACCTGCATAGACACGGTCGTAGTGTGATGCTGATGATCGATGCCGACAGCGAGAACAACAGCAAGATCTTCAAGCGAGCGAATCTCAACGGGCACTTCGGCCAAGACCGGCAGAAGGTTGCGAGGTTGCTCGGTGAGCATTCCGGTGTTGATGAGTTGGAGGCGCTGTTCGATAACGACACATGGGCACGGACTGCGAACGCAGCGTGGCCTTGCGACGATGGCACCTGGACGTCAGACGATTTCGACGCTCACCGACATGGAAAGAAGTTCAGCGCCGGGGTTGAGGGAATGTTGCGCGAGCGCAGTTCTCAGCACCCGTCGGGCAAACCAGCGATGCTCATGGAGGTCGTGGTGCGTCTCGCACGGCAAGAAAACGTCCCGTTCGAGCTACGCGATATTTTCGCTGACCTTCGAAAACTAGCTGGCTAG
- a CDS encoding aminoglycoside phosphotransferase family protein yields MRSLFSSGGDDVAAVDVFANRHDEWAAVVDSLRAHVASRSTVRVDDFVSPRTNVLVFYGVGGIGKTTFSKKLEAQMAATGDRQPVASWSCLPPEVGPLIPVRIDLARQGEVSFEDALLAVRLAMGRLGQPLRAFDVALRCYWEVNHPGEPLEGYLRRHGFLRRMSDSMGLPQDMRTAVEDLSQAVELPSAAGATIVGFVSSLAQALRERRDKSLALSRCARLPDLLEAPQDIDTFSYFPHLLAWDLAQIPAKHAATPVILLDTFEDVTERGYREIEKLYQRMVWLMPNALFVITGRNRLQWDDDTLEGQLDWAGRHRWPQLAPTAVGEPRQHLVGYLSDDDREQYLATRLTRAGEPVIPQPVRAEIAARSYGWPLYLDLAVMRFQELLARNGTPPGPQEFERDFPALVARVIRDLTADERIVLRTVSLLDAFSIDLATEASRLGYDAPALNLVERPFVSHDPTTPLPYRLHELLRSAIRDADATTVDRWSPADWRRGAQSVFTALGTLVPATGEHRWRHTLVSYLTQGLRLACEYDLQPDWLLDAAWQYISASIWEPVDIPDTTGQRGPSVAVARTLHAIALRQRAHRRDSSTELAEVMAWNVLPPNIEDLARYYLAENQRHLGQHQESAANMRRVAEGTSPLARPALRGLSHIARHLGDFPQALSTLEGLDHDSNYYRALGHLWWVHGNLNLACSAYATARRVALDNDQAGIAALAQAGLAFAAALDDVDRATSQIARANDLLREVHQTWAQAQVRTAVLLQSVGTEGNFTTHARELEHAYTEAGLGSALAYLRFVVCFHHALRDDHQQLSEALTNLELSTNNGEYHYLREIVSFLPVSQPDPPAAGAQWIGGRDTVAHAWRDIIGRRRAALGLNPPANPASEARVGGMPGPSSDSFSAEYTYRTLELATSETGIPIGDARLIRMGENAIYALPQANVVARIARSDQRLARVEKELAIGRWLAYHDYPAVRVAEHLPQPVRVDGRVVTFWNLVEPVGEVTIDQFAGLLRDFHALPAPEFTLDLFDPFAAVPGRLANAGNADPAAVAFLADMHHDLRTRYDALEFTDLGVIHGDAHRGNVIPTATGPLLCDFEVAARGPWQWDTTSLAIAVDRFGTPAADYAEFVRVYGRDVTQQPQFPVLRAARELTMTTWLMQLIDVSPGHLTEFTHRIRSLRDGNLQQRWNGF; encoded by the coding sequence TTGCGTTCATTGTTCAGCTCCGGTGGCGATGACGTCGCCGCCGTCGACGTCTTCGCCAACCGCCACGACGAGTGGGCCGCGGTCGTGGACAGCCTGCGCGCCCACGTGGCCTCGCGTTCGACGGTGCGGGTCGACGACTTCGTCAGCCCCCGCACCAATGTCCTGGTCTTCTACGGTGTCGGCGGAATCGGGAAAACAACGTTCTCGAAGAAGCTCGAAGCCCAGATGGCTGCCACCGGTGACCGACAGCCAGTCGCTTCCTGGTCTTGCCTGCCACCAGAAGTCGGGCCGCTGATACCCGTGCGGATCGACCTGGCCCGCCAAGGCGAAGTCTCCTTCGAGGATGCGTTGTTGGCGGTGCGGCTGGCGATGGGTCGACTCGGCCAACCGCTACGGGCCTTCGATGTCGCGTTGCGCTGCTACTGGGAAGTCAACCACCCCGGAGAACCCCTAGAGGGATACTTGCGACGCCACGGGTTCCTGCGCCGGATGTCGGACTCGATGGGGCTACCGCAAGACATGCGCACCGCCGTCGAAGACCTTTCCCAAGCCGTCGAACTACCCAGCGCCGCAGGCGCCACCATCGTCGGGTTCGTCTCCAGCCTCGCCCAAGCCTTGCGGGAACGACGCGACAAATCGTTGGCCCTGTCCCGGTGCGCCCGGCTACCGGACCTGCTCGAAGCGCCCCAAGACATCGACACCTTCTCCTACTTCCCCCACCTGCTGGCGTGGGACCTGGCCCAGATCCCCGCCAAACATGCTGCGACACCGGTGATTCTGCTCGACACCTTCGAAGACGTCACCGAACGCGGCTACCGCGAGATCGAGAAGCTGTATCAGCGGATGGTGTGGCTGATGCCCAACGCCCTGTTCGTGATCACCGGCCGCAACCGACTCCAATGGGACGACGACACCCTCGAAGGCCAACTCGACTGGGCCGGCCGACACCGATGGCCCCAGCTCGCGCCCACCGCCGTCGGCGAACCCCGCCAACACCTCGTCGGCTACCTCTCCGACGACGACCGCGAACAGTACCTGGCCACGAGACTGACCCGCGCCGGTGAACCAGTCATCCCCCAACCCGTGCGAGCCGAAATCGCCGCGCGCTCCTACGGGTGGCCCCTCTATCTAGACTTGGCGGTGATGCGGTTCCAGGAACTGTTGGCCCGCAACGGCACCCCGCCTGGACCCCAGGAATTCGAACGCGACTTTCCCGCGCTGGTCGCCCGCGTCATTCGCGACCTCACCGCCGACGAACGGATCGTGCTCCGAACAGTCAGCCTGCTCGACGCGTTCTCCATCGATCTCGCGACCGAAGCCTCCCGGCTCGGCTACGACGCACCCGCGCTGAACCTCGTCGAGCGTCCCTTCGTCAGCCACGACCCCACCACACCGCTGCCGTATCGCCTGCACGAACTGTTACGGTCGGCGATCCGCGACGCCGACGCGACCACCGTCGACCGCTGGTCTCCGGCGGACTGGCGACGCGGCGCGCAATCGGTGTTCACCGCTCTGGGCACCCTTGTTCCCGCCACCGGCGAACACCGGTGGCGGCACACACTCGTGAGCTACCTGACCCAAGGCCTGCGGCTCGCGTGCGAATACGACCTTCAACCCGACTGGCTGCTCGACGCCGCCTGGCAATACATCAGCGCATCGATCTGGGAACCGGTCGACATCCCCGACACCACAGGCCAGCGCGGGCCGTCGGTCGCGGTAGCGCGCACCCTGCACGCCATCGCGCTACGCCAACGCGCGCACCGTCGCGACAGCTCCACCGAACTCGCCGAGGTGATGGCGTGGAATGTGTTGCCGCCCAACATCGAAGACCTCGCCCGCTACTACCTCGCCGAGAACCAACGCCACCTCGGCCAGCACCAGGAATCGGCCGCCAACATGCGCCGCGTCGCCGAAGGCACCAGTCCGTTGGCACGACCAGCACTGCGCGGGCTGTCCCATATCGCCCGCCACCTCGGCGACTTCCCCCAAGCCTTGTCGACACTCGAGGGCCTCGATCACGACTCCAACTACTACCGTGCACTGGGGCACCTGTGGTGGGTGCACGGCAACCTCAACCTGGCCTGCTCGGCCTACGCCACCGCCCGCCGGGTCGCCCTCGACAACGACCAAGCCGGCATCGCCGCCCTCGCCCAAGCCGGATTGGCTTTCGCCGCCGCCCTCGATGACGTCGACCGCGCCACCAGCCAGATCGCCAGAGCCAACGATCTGCTGCGCGAGGTCCACCAAACCTGGGCTCAAGCACAAGTCCGCACCGCGGTCCTGCTCCAGTCGGTGGGCACCGAGGGTAACTTCACCACCCACGCCCGCGAACTCGAACACGCCTACACCGAAGCAGGCCTCGGCTCCGCCCTGGCCTACCTGCGATTCGTCGTCTGCTTCCACCACGCCCTCCGCGACGACCACCAGCAACTGAGCGAGGCACTGACCAACCTCGAACTCAGCACGAACAACGGCGAGTACCACTACCTACGCGAGATCGTGAGCTTCCTGCCCGTCTCACAACCCGATCCCCCAGCGGCTGGGGCACAGTGGATCGGCGGCCGCGACACCGTCGCCCACGCTTGGCGCGACATCATCGGTCGTCGTCGTGCGGCACTGGGTCTCAATCCTCCCGCTAACCCGGCGTCAGAGGCTAGAGTCGGCGGCATGCCCGGCCCGAGCAGCGACTCATTCTCCGCCGAATACACCTACCGCACACTGGAACTCGCCACTAGCGAGACCGGAATCCCGATCGGGGACGCCCGCCTGATCCGGATGGGCGAAAACGCCATCTACGCCCTACCTCAAGCGAACGTCGTCGCTCGTATCGCCCGCAGCGACCAACGCCTGGCCCGCGTCGAGAAAGAACTCGCAATCGGACGCTGGCTCGCCTACCACGACTACCCCGCCGTCCGCGTGGCCGAACACCTCCCCCAACCCGTCCGCGTCGATGGCCGCGTCGTCACCTTCTGGAACCTCGTCGAACCCGTCGGCGAAGTCACCATCGACCAATTCGCCGGCCTGCTCCGCGACTTCCACGCCCTGCCCGCACCAGAGTTCACCCTTGACCTCTTCGACCCCTTCGCCGCCGTCCCGGGCAGACTCGCCAACGCAGGCAACGCCGACCCCGCCGCCGTCGCTTTCCTCGCTGACATGCACCACGACCTGCGAACCCGCTATGACGCACTCGAATTCACCGACCTCGGCGTGATCCACGGCGACGCACACCGAGGAAATGTCATCCCTACCGCGACTGGCCCTCTGCTGTGCGACTTCGAAGTCGCCGCCCGCGGCCCCTGGCAATGGGACACCACCAGCCTCGCCATCGCCGTCGACCGCTTCGGCACACCCGCTGCCGACTACGCCGAATTCGTCCGCGTCTACGGCCGCGACGTCACCCAACAACCCCAATTTCCCGTTCTGCGGGCCGCGCGCGAACTCACCATGACCACCTGGCTCATGCAACTCATCGACGTAAGCCCGGGCCATTTAACAGAATTCACTCACCGAATCAGATCCCTCCGTGACGGCAACCTCCAGCAACGCTGGAACGGGTTCTGA
- a CDS encoding DUF6083 domain-containing protein: MVCGAGEGAQERPVPLRTVACDRCWDEAVNFPDREPEKIDIELTADQLRIAPAADAREGTPSACKYCETECSWHRTLHGRWLLLEPGAYPTSKIPPGKRWRVAGDGTAVNLGGANPTDECRITHFDVCPAKRAPEDGALLLGVWRGNRRDWMVRQNL; encoded by the coding sequence ATGGTTTGTGGGGCGGGCGAGGGAGCGCAGGAGCGACCAGTTCCTCTCCGGACCGTTGCTTGCGATCGGTGTTGGGACGAGGCGGTAAATTTCCCCGACCGCGAACCCGAGAAGATCGACATTGAGCTAACGGCCGACCAGCTCCGTATCGCACCCGCAGCCGACGCCCGAGAAGGCACGCCAAGCGCGTGCAAATACTGCGAGACCGAATGCTCATGGCATCGAACGCTTCACGGGCGTTGGCTTCTTCTCGAACCCGGTGCCTACCCGACTTCGAAGATCCCACCGGGCAAACGCTGGCGCGTCGCTGGGGACGGCACAGCGGTCAACTTAGGCGGTGCCAACCCGACGGACGAATGTAGGATCACCCACTTCGACGTCTGTCCGGCCAAGCGAGCGCCCGAAGATGGCGCTTTGTTGCTCGGTGTATGGCGTGGCAATCGCAGAGACTGGATGGTCAGACAGAACCTCTGA